A genomic region of Capnocytophaga canimorsus contains the following coding sequences:
- a CDS encoding S46 family peptidase — translation MMKKIFTLIMTFFVGLPIMRADEGMWFLMFVERLNQRDMQKMGLQLTAQEIYSINKNSLKDAIVQFNGGCTASIISRDGLVLTNHHCGYGQIAEVSSPENNYLRDGFWAATHKDEIKPQSLFVRFFVRMDNVTERMLGVVNDQMTEKEREAALNREMAKIQKENDGGGKYVVSVRPFFQGSEYYYFVYQDFKDVRLVGTPTESIGKFGGDTDNWEWPRQTGDFSLFRVYTDKNGNAAEYSPENIPLRTENYLKINIGGVKENDFAMILGYPGRTNRWVPSFWVDQNVKYAYPAWVEASKTAMDAMKPFMDADPAIRLMYASKYAQIANYWKNRQGMIEALTAHKTAETKRKYEKKFAKWANRKKNRDQYAQVLPTMQNYFEKTNQYSADRNYLMSLLRATNFATVPNTIALQLQRLEQLPKEQQTALLERFKNLSAIYDEMHIPTEKAILTDGLTLYASKAANVSQYVKQIYTDYQGDFKKFVEEAFGKSIFASKEKYIQFLENPDAKILENDPLTQLSKALMTAYNQKSESITSLEDGYQKAYRKFVQGMRKSGVSRIQYPDANSTLRLTYGTVKALPNDERNADASINNYTTFKSMVAKYKPNDPEFDMPKRMVEMYEKNDFGRYLDKDGTMHVNFLTNNDITGGNSGSPVMNGKGELIGLAFDGNIEAMAGDVIFDAKLQRTINVDIRYVLWVIDKFSGAKHIVDEMTLVE, via the coding sequence ATGATGAAAAAGATTTTTACACTCATTATGACGTTCTTTGTTGGATTACCAATAATGCGTGCCGACGAAGGAATGTGGTTTTTGATGTTTGTTGAGCGTCTCAATCAGCGAGATATGCAAAAAATGGGACTTCAACTCACTGCCCAAGAAATTTACAGTATCAATAAAAACAGTTTAAAAGATGCCATCGTGCAATTTAATGGCGGTTGTACAGCAAGTATCATCTCCAGAGATGGTTTGGTACTTACCAATCACCACTGCGGTTATGGGCAAATTGCGGAGGTATCTTCTCCCGAAAATAACTACCTACGTGACGGATTTTGGGCTGCAACGCATAAAGACGAAATCAAACCTCAGTCGCTTTTTGTGCGTTTCTTTGTGCGTATGGATAATGTAACGGAGCGTATGCTTGGTGTGGTAAACGACCAAATGACAGAAAAAGAACGCGAAGCTGCGCTAAACAGAGAAATGGCGAAAATTCAAAAAGAGAATGACGGAGGTGGAAAATACGTAGTTTCCGTGCGTCCTTTCTTCCAAGGCAGTGAATATTATTACTTTGTTTATCAAGATTTTAAAGATGTTCGATTGGTAGGTACCCCAACCGAAAGCATCGGGAAATTCGGTGGAGATACTGACAATTGGGAATGGCCTCGCCAAACTGGTGATTTTTCTCTATTCCGTGTATATACCGACAAAAACGGAAATGCAGCAGAATATTCACCTGAAAACATTCCTTTAAGGACTGAAAATTATTTAAAAATCAACATCGGAGGAGTTAAAGAAAATGATTTTGCAATGATTTTGGGCTATCCTGGGCGTACTAACCGTTGGGTTCCTTCGTTTTGGGTGGATCAAAATGTAAAATATGCTTATCCGGCTTGGGTTGAAGCCTCAAAAACAGCAATGGATGCTATGAAACCGTTTATGGATGCCGACCCTGCCATCCGCTTAATGTATGCTTCTAAATATGCTCAAATTGCCAATTATTGGAAAAACAGACAAGGTATGATAGAGGCACTCACAGCACATAAAACCGCCGAAACCAAACGCAAATACGAGAAAAAGTTTGCTAAGTGGGCCAATAGAAAGAAAAATCGTGACCAATATGCACAGGTTTTACCCACTATGCAGAATTATTTTGAGAAAACGAATCAATATTCGGCAGACCGAAATTATCTGATGTCTCTATTACGTGCTACTAATTTTGCTACTGTACCCAATACCATTGCTTTACAATTGCAACGCTTAGAGCAACTCCCCAAAGAGCAACAAACAGCCCTACTTGAACGCTTCAAAAACCTCAGTGCTATTTATGACGAAATGCATATCCCTACGGAAAAAGCCATTTTAACAGATGGACTTACATTGTATGCATCAAAAGCAGCAAATGTATCGCAGTATGTAAAACAAATTTACACTGATTATCAAGGTGATTTCAAAAAATTTGTAGAAGAAGCCTTTGGAAAAAGTATTTTTGCTTCCAAAGAAAAGTATATCCAATTTTTGGAAAATCCTGATGCAAAAATATTGGAAAACGACCCGCTTACACAACTTTCTAAGGCGTTAATGACTGCATACAACCAGAAATCAGAAAGCATTACTTCACTTGAAGATGGCTATCAAAAAGCATATCGTAAATTTGTTCAAGGAATGCGTAAATCTGGGGTAAGTCGTATTCAATACCCCGACGCCAACTCTACATTACGATTGACTTACGGTACAGTTAAAGCCCTGCCCAATGACGAACGTAATGCAGATGCAAGCATTAACAACTATACTACTTTCAAGTCAATGGTTGCCAAATATAAACCTAATGACCCCGAATTCGATATGCCTAAACGTATGGTCGAGATGTACGAAAAAAATGATTTTGGAAGATATTTGGATAAAGACGGAACAATGCACGTTAATTTCCTTACCAATAACGATATTACGGGCGGAAATTCAGGTTCGCCGGTAATGAATGGAAAAGGAGAACTTATCGGTTTGGCTTTTGATGGTAACATTGAAGCGATGGCTGGAGACGTTATTTTTGATGCGAAACTACAACGTACCATCAACGTAGATATTCGTTATGTGCTTTGGGTAATTGATAAATTTTCTGGAGCCAAACATATTGTTGATGAAATGACTTTGGTAGAATAG
- a CDS encoding IS3 family transposase, giving the protein MDRQVYYRNLKRRDTRKNNAKQVVAMVAEIRKHSPKMGGRKLYSLLKEELKMLKIGRDKFFNILRANHLLIIPKRSYHKTTNSLHRFRKHTNLIKDYQVKAPNRLWVADITYLGNRENPAYLSLITDAYSKKIVGYDVSDSLASTSSLKALKSALKKEKIEELIHHSDRGLQYCSDDYQKVLNQYNIRCSMTQESDPYENAIAERINGILKQEYDIDKFNVNLQCRKKLVADVIKIYNEKRPHFSNHFLTPKQMHTQQELVPKLYKRKSDTVGKTVPLD; this is encoded by the coding sequence GTGGATAGACAGGTTTATTATCGCAATTTAAAGCGTAGAGATACGCGTAAAAACAACGCAAAACAAGTAGTGGCAATGGTAGCAGAAATAAGAAAACACAGTCCCAAAATGGGCGGAAGAAAACTTTATTCTCTTTTAAAAGAGGAATTGAAAATGTTAAAAATAGGTAGAGATAAATTTTTTAATATACTAAGAGCTAATCATTTACTTATTATTCCTAAAAGAAGTTATCATAAAACGACCAACTCGTTACATCGTTTTAGGAAACACACTAATTTGATAAAAGATTATCAAGTAAAAGCTCCTAACCGACTTTGGGTAGCAGACATTACTTACTTGGGTAACAGAGAAAATCCTGCTTATTTGAGTTTGATTACAGATGCTTATTCGAAGAAAATTGTAGGCTATGATGTGTCGGACTCTTTGGCTAGTACTTCCAGTTTAAAAGCCTTAAAATCCGCTTTGAAAAAGGAAAAAATAGAGGAATTAATTCATCATTCAGATAGAGGGTTGCAATATTGTTCAGATGATTATCAAAAGGTTTTAAATCAGTATAATATCCGATGTAGTATGACTCAAGAGTCTGATCCTTACGAGAATGCGATTGCGGAAAGAATCAATGGAATTTTGAAACAAGAGTATGATATTGACAAATTTAATGTAAATTTGCAATGTAGAAAGAAGTTGGTAGCTGATGTGATTAAAATATACAACGAAAAGAGACCTCATTTTTCGAATCATTTTTTAACCCCAAAACAGATGCATACCCAACAGGAATTAGTTCCTAAATTGTATAAAAGAAAAAGTGATACAGTTGGTAAGACTGTACCACTTGATTAA
- a CDS encoding transposase: protein MDKYVKRTQRDYSMSFKLNIVKEIESGSLSTCGACKKYGIQSRSTVMNWLRKFGNFDWENQTPSNMPKSPEQRIMELEAEVKLLKKQKALLERQAYVSDKKSIIFDMMIDLAQQEYQIDIRNVKHSVSPIEKNKIHELKNSPPELSKLSEKKNKKQ, encoded by the coding sequence ATGGATAAATATGTAAAACGCACTCAACGAGATTACAGTATGAGTTTTAAACTCAATATTGTAAAAGAGATTGAATCAGGCAGCTTATCGACCTGTGGTGCCTGTAAAAAATATGGCATTCAGTCACGAAGTACAGTTATGAATTGGTTGAGAAAATTTGGTAACTTTGACTGGGAAAATCAAACCCCATCAAATATGCCTAAATCACCAGAACAAAGGATAATGGAGCTTGAAGCAGAAGTAAAACTCCTAAAAAAACAAAAAGCACTGCTCGAAAGACAAGCCTATGTATCGGATAAGAAATCAATTATTTTCGATATGATGATTGACCTTGCCCAACAAGAATATCAAATTGATATACGAAATGTGAAACATTCAGTGAGTCCTATTGAAAAAAATAAAATACACGAACTAAAAAACTCACCCCCCGAACTATCGAAACTTTCCGAGAAAAAGAACAAGAAACAGTAA
- the gldF gene encoding gliding motility-associated ABC transporter permease subunit GldF, which yields MFALCKKEIRYFFTSPIGWTVVAISVILNGLFLWILQTDYNIFNNGFADLLPFFKLSSWMFVFLIPALTMRSISEEKKNGMLGLLLTKPISTIALVFGKYLGILFLILILLIPSLLYVYMLWQLGNPVGNLDVATTIGSYIALFLLASTFAAVGLWASAVSNNQIVSFVIATFLCFFLFFGLDAIVQMIFPNVMYGLGFQSHFDAISRGVIDSRNLLYFISVSVFFIIITSLFIKSYKR from the coding sequence ATGTTCGCTTTATGTAAAAAAGAAATCCGTTATTTTTTTACTTCGCCCATTGGGTGGACAGTTGTAGCCATATCGGTAATCCTCAATGGATTGTTTTTATGGATTTTACAAACAGATTACAATATTTTCAATAATGGTTTTGCTGATTTGTTACCTTTTTTCAAACTTTCATCTTGGATGTTTGTTTTTTTAATTCCTGCACTGACTATGCGTAGCATTTCAGAAGAAAAGAAAAACGGAATGTTAGGATTATTGCTGACCAAGCCGATAAGTACCATAGCCTTGGTTTTTGGAAAATATTTAGGAATTTTATTTCTGATACTAATTCTTTTAATCCCTTCATTGTTATATGTATATATGCTTTGGCAGTTGGGCAACCCTGTTGGCAATTTAGATGTTGCTACTACCATAGGTTCATACATAGCCCTTTTTCTACTAGCCTCCACCTTTGCGGCGGTAGGTTTGTGGGCTTCGGCGGTAAGTAACAACCAAATTGTATCATTTGTAATCGCTACATTTTTATGTTTTTTCTTGTTTTTTGGGTTAGACGCTATTGTTCAAATGATTTTTCCAAATGTAATGTATGGTTTGGGCTTTCAATCTCATTTTGATGCTATTAGTCGAGGAGTGATTGATAGTCGTAATCTGCTGTATTTTATATCAGTATCTGTATTTTTTATTATCATCACTTCACTTTTTATAAAATCGTATAAAAGATGA
- the gldG gene encoding gliding motility-associated ABC transporter substrate-binding protein GldG, translating to MKNTKDLAVQAIFAFLGLLAINLLANFFFFRWDITEDKRYTLSETSRRTLKKIETPILIEVLLKGDIPPTFKKLQTETMQLLEEYVSENNHIRVQFINPLEGESNPEQTLNELTQMGLTPLQITQSEAGKSSIAHIFPWAIINDGIHTEKVALFTNSIGATDQEQVQRSVQRLEYNFTDALHKLTLEKQKKIAVLKSNGTLEDLYIADFLKTAGNYYRIAPFSLDSVAVNPEKTLQQLNEFDLLLIAKPTQPFTDVQKQVVDQFIMQGGKTLWMVEQVNIGIEDLYNAQGTAMAMPVDLNLGDMFFQYGFRLNYNLINDLYFTEIVIASGQGNQSRYLPLPWLYHPMVISKNNHLINKNLDATRLQFANSIDTLQNGIQKTILLSSSALSKVEGTPREISLKIDPKKMDKAGYNQGNFPVSVLLEGQFNSVYKNRIPPIEMKDQKEVSSYTKMMVISDGDFIKNEIASNTPLELGYDKWTHKFYDNKSFLMNALNYLLDENDLLTLRNKKVQLAFLDKSKIEDNQKAWQLKSILLPLLIVLILSFLVKIYHKKTYSR from the coding sequence ATGAAAAATACTAAGGATTTAGCCGTACAAGCCATTTTTGCCTTTTTAGGACTTTTAGCTATCAATCTGTTAGCCAATTTCTTCTTTTTCAGATGGGATATTACAGAAGATAAACGCTATACGCTTTCTGAAACTTCTCGCCGGACCCTAAAAAAGATAGAAACTCCTATTCTCATTGAAGTACTTTTGAAAGGTGACATTCCGCCTACATTCAAAAAACTTCAAACCGAAACAATGCAACTGTTGGAAGAATACGTTTCAGAAAATAATCACATCCGTGTACAATTTATCAATCCGTTAGAAGGAGAATCTAATCCTGAACAAACCCTCAATGAGCTAACTCAAATGGGGCTTACCCCATTGCAAATCACACAATCAGAGGCAGGTAAATCTTCCATTGCTCATATTTTCCCGTGGGCGATTATCAACGATGGAATTCACACAGAAAAAGTCGCACTTTTTACCAACAGTATTGGGGCAACCGACCAAGAACAAGTACAACGTTCGGTACAGCGTTTGGAATATAATTTTACCGATGCACTGCACAAACTCACCCTTGAAAAACAAAAGAAAATAGCGGTTTTAAAAAGTAATGGCACTCTGGAAGATCTCTATATTGCTGATTTTTTGAAAACGGCTGGAAATTATTATCGTATTGCTCCTTTTTCTTTGGATTCGGTGGCGGTAAACCCCGAAAAAACACTACAACAGCTCAATGAATTTGATTTGTTATTGATTGCAAAGCCTACCCAGCCTTTTACCGATGTCCAAAAGCAAGTTGTTGATCAATTTATTATGCAAGGCGGAAAAACGCTTTGGATGGTGGAACAAGTAAATATTGGTATAGAAGACTTATACAATGCTCAAGGAACAGCTATGGCAATGCCTGTAGATTTGAATTTAGGTGATATGTTTTTTCAATACGGATTTCGGTTAAACTACAACCTAATCAACGATTTGTATTTTACAGAAATTGTTATTGCTAGTGGTCAAGGCAACCAATCACGCTATTTACCTTTACCTTGGTTATATCACCCAATGGTGATTTCCAAAAACAATCATCTCATCAATAAAAACCTCGATGCCACACGTTTACAATTTGCCAATAGTATTGACACTTTACAAAACGGTATTCAAAAAACCATTTTACTTAGTAGCTCAGCTCTATCGAAAGTTGAGGGCACTCCTCGAGAAATCAGTTTGAAAATTGATCCTAAGAAGATGGATAAAGCAGGTTATAACCAAGGAAACTTTCCTGTATCAGTACTTTTGGAAGGGCAATTTAATTCGGTTTACAAAAATCGAATTCCTCCCATTGAAATGAAAGACCAAAAAGAAGTTAGTTCTTACACCAAAATGATGGTGATTTCAGATGGTGATTTTATTAAAAATGAAATTGCCTCCAATACCCCTTTAGAATTGGGTTACGACAAATGGACGCATAAATTCTATGATAATAAATCATTCTTAATGAATGCTTTAAACTATCTTCTAGATGAAAATGATTTGCTTACCTTACGTAACAAAAAGGTACAACTTGCTTTTTTAGATAAATCCAAAATAGAAGACAACCAAAAGGCTTGGCAACTAAAAAGTATCTTATTGCCTTTGCTTATTGTGTTAATATTATCGTTTTTAGTTAAAATCTATCACAAAAAAACATATTCAAGGTAA
- the coaE gene encoding dephospho-CoA kinase (Dephospho-CoA kinase (CoaE) performs the final step in coenzyme A biosynthesis.) — protein MIVGLTGGIGSGKTTIAKVFEGFGIPVFLSDNQAHKIVESDKEVIGQIKALFGEVAYTQGKYNRKYIAEIVFKDKGLLSKLNAIVHPAVARHFQDWKANQKAPYVLIESAILFESGLYRHCDSIIAIEAPEQERIERVIQREGCTREWVESRIKNQWSDSQRRALSDFIILNKNISEATLKAKEIHHNLMKKVQ, from the coding sequence ATGATTGTGGGTTTAACAGGAGGAATCGGTAGCGGAAAAACAACAATTGCCAAAGTTTTTGAAGGCTTCGGTATTCCTGTTTTTTTATCTGATAATCAAGCTCATAAAATCGTTGAGAGCGACAAAGAAGTTATTGGTCAAATTAAAGCATTATTTGGAGAAGTCGCCTACACGCAAGGAAAATATAATCGCAAATACATCGCTGAAATTGTGTTTAAAGACAAGGGTTTGTTATCGAAACTCAATGCAATAGTACATCCTGCGGTAGCCCGACATTTCCAAGATTGGAAAGCTAATCAAAAGGCACCTTACGTTTTGATAGAGTCTGCCATTCTTTTTGAAAGCGGTCTTTATCGACATTGTGATTCTATTATCGCTATTGAAGCTCCTGAACAAGAGCGTATTGAACGCGTAATACAACGAGAGGGATGTACAAGGGAGTGGGTTGAGTCACGGATAAAAAATCAATGGAGCGATAGCCAACGCCGAGCGTTATCCGATTTTATTATTTTGAATAAAAACATAAGTGAAGCAACGTTAAAAGCAAAAGAAATACATCATAATTTAATGAAAAAAGTTCAGTAA
- a CDS encoding sensor histidine kinase codes for MNRKLFIILIILMSFALVGIVLIQGYWIKTAIEDKEEAFSHSVRQALSNVTTVLEQHEINRFALGIAELKEKDSLFTLKGSQWHEFMFVQENKNTKETFIYKHGILEEDYSVPSKSFTGFDGADSTTIKNYTSKQSMQNTWEGGVAMDNQMHPSVGMFEKIGRLSALDKIAIEEMFRSTIDLKPINDRITPLQLDLLIRQELLLRKLDIDFEYAIYRKGILSNVRSKYFNFNEKKEYKMPLFFDNMGEPVYELSVIFPEREQFLLSSVIGIASLSIVFTVIIIVTFSITVNQLITQRKISQIKTDFINNMTHEFKTPIAVINLVLDTLKNPMNLNDPEKVLRYVYMLRDENKRMHSHVENILQISKLEKGELNIEKEPLDAHDLIENAIAHVHLMIEDRQGNIRTHLEAENSDISANESHFTNVLVNIMENAIKYSPNAPEIDIYTQNVNNQIIIRIQDKGQGMSKAVLKKVFDKFYREHTGDLHNVKGHGLGLAYVKSIVKNHNGMVYAESEKGKGSSFIIKMPVI; via the coding sequence GTGAATAGGAAATTATTTATCATATTAATCATCTTAATGAGTTTCGCCTTAGTGGGGATTGTTCTGATTCAAGGGTATTGGATTAAGACTGCCATTGAGGATAAAGAGGAGGCTTTTTCGCATAGTGTGCGTCAGGCACTGAGCAATGTTACCACAGTTTTGGAGCAGCACGAAATCAATCGTTTTGCCTTAGGTATTGCTGAACTCAAAGAAAAAGACAGTTTATTCACGCTCAAAGGCTCTCAATGGCACGAATTTATGTTCGTGCAGGAAAACAAAAACACTAAAGAAACGTTCATTTACAAACACGGCATTTTAGAGGAAGATTATTCCGTTCCATCAAAGAGTTTTACGGGCTTCGACGGAGCTGATTCCACTACCATTAAAAACTACACCAGCAAGCAATCAATGCAGAATACTTGGGAAGGAGGCGTAGCTATGGACAATCAAATGCACCCTTCGGTAGGAATGTTTGAAAAAATAGGGAGGCTCTCAGCATTGGACAAAATTGCCATTGAGGAAATGTTCCGTAGCACTATTGACCTTAAACCCATTAACGACCGCATCACGCCTTTGCAGTTGGATTTGTTAATACGTCAAGAATTATTGCTTCGGAAATTGGATATTGATTTTGAGTATGCCATCTACCGCAAAGGAATTCTTTCAAATGTTCGTTCAAAATATTTTAATTTCAATGAGAAGAAAGAGTATAAAATGCCTTTGTTTTTTGACAATATGGGCGAGCCTGTATATGAATTGTCAGTGATTTTTCCTGAAAGAGAACAGTTTTTATTGTCATCAGTTATCGGAATTGCTTCGCTGTCTATCGTTTTTACCGTAATTATCATTGTAACATTTTCTATTACAGTAAATCAACTAATTACACAACGTAAAATTTCTCAAATTAAAACGGATTTTATCAATAATATGACTCACGAGTTCAAAACCCCAATAGCTGTAATCAATTTGGTTTTGGACACACTTAAAAATCCGATGAATTTGAATGACCCAGAAAAAGTACTCCGATATGTCTATATGTTGCGTGACGAAAACAAACGGATGCACTCACACGTGGAGAATATCCTCCAAATTTCGAAACTTGAAAAAGGCGAACTCAACATAGAAAAAGAGCCTTTAGACGCTCACGATTTGATTGAAAACGCAATTGCACACGTACATTTGATGATTGAAGATCGTCAAGGCAATATACGTACGCATTTAGAGGCTGAAAATTCGGATATTTCGGCAAATGAGTCTCATTTTACCAATGTGTTGGTTAATATTATGGAAAATGCCATAAAGTATTCGCCTAACGCCCCAGAAATTGATATTTACACTCAAAACGTGAATAATCAAATCATTATACGTATTCAAGATAAGGGGCAAGGAATGAGCAAAGCCGTTCTTAAAAAAGTTTTCGATAAATTCTATCGAGAGCATACAGGCGATTTACATAATGTAAAAGGACACGGTTTGGGCTTGGCTTACGTTAAAAGCATTGTAAAAAACCACAACGGAATGGTTTATGCTGAAAGTGAAAAAGGCAAAGGAAGCTCATTTATCATAAAAATGCCTGTAATTTAG
- a CDS encoding CdaR family protein, giving the protein MQRIKVFFLNKKTLRFTICFMVALSLWVLAKLSKTTRKELTVAINVTNVPDDLFLIDNQSNHIKLLAEGTGFSLLNFQNKKVTEILNFQDLKKIGKNAYQLTENIGGKLKSKYLSEFKIQSTYSDSIFLTLEPRFTKKIPVQVHSQLNFEKEFQLREFQLQPDSVLVTGVKSVLDTITQINLQIHKKKSINETFEQSFTLKNSDSVHYLTPKVKVKTIVEKVSERILQVPIYVINAPENTQVKVFPTQVSVLCVGNFETLKELNPANVRVEADYENKNEQGSSLYLKVKTEIKGIKFSFLKENKVDFLIRKL; this is encoded by the coding sequence ATGCAACGAATAAAGGTATTTTTTCTAAATAAAAAAACACTGCGTTTTACCATTTGTTTTATGGTAGCCTTGTCGTTGTGGGTTTTGGCAAAGCTTTCAAAAACAACTCGGAAAGAGCTAACCGTTGCTATAAATGTTACCAACGTTCCAGATGATTTGTTTTTAATTGATAATCAATCCAATCATATAAAATTATTAGCGGAGGGAACAGGTTTTTCACTACTAAATTTTCAGAATAAAAAAGTTACCGAAATTCTTAATTTTCAAGATTTGAAAAAAATTGGCAAAAACGCCTATCAACTCACAGAAAATATTGGAGGAAAGTTAAAATCAAAATATCTTTCGGAGTTTAAAATCCAGAGCACGTATTCCGATAGCATTTTCCTTACTCTTGAACCACGTTTTACTAAAAAGATTCCAGTACAAGTTCATTCTCAATTGAATTTTGAAAAGGAATTTCAACTGCGCGAATTTCAACTTCAGCCTGATTCGGTGCTAGTTACAGGTGTCAAATCAGTGTTAGATACTATTACTCAAATCAATTTACAGATTCATAAGAAAAAGAGTATAAACGAAACATTTGAGCAAAGTTTTACGCTAAAAAATTCGGATTCTGTACATTACTTAACACCAAAAGTTAAAGTTAAAACCATTGTAGAGAAAGTAAGTGAACGCATTTTACAAGTGCCTATTTATGTGATAAATGCCCCAGAAAACACACAGGTTAAAGTTTTTCCAACCCAAGTGAGTGTACTTTGCGTAGGAAATTTTGAAACCTTAAAGGAATTGAACCCAGCTAACGTGCGTGTTGAGGCGGATTATGAAAACAAAAATGAGCAAGGTTCTTCACTATATTTAAAAGTGAAAACCGAAATAAAAGGTATAAAATTTAGCTTTTTAAAGGAAAATAAAGTCGATTTTTTAATTCGTAAACTATGA
- the dnaN gene encoding DNA polymerase III subunit beta — translation MKFIVSSSLLLKKLQVIGGVINNSNTMPILDNFLFELTTNALTISASDLETTVRGVLEVESDSEGSIAVPAKLLVDILKTFAEQPLTFIVKDNNTIEISSTHGKYSLAYLNGEEFPSPVNLPEANKVSILGDVLATAIQKTIFAVGNDDLRPVMSGIFFEFSTEGLTFVGTDAHKLVKYHRSDIKANETSEFIMPKKPLNLLKGILAGSESEVTIEYNESNAKFSFDNMEFICRLIDGKYPNYDAVIPKENPNKLTINRTQFLSSARRVAIFSNKTTHQIRLKIAGADLQISAEDVDYSNKAEERLTCDYQGDDMEIGFNSRFLVEMLNNLDADEVMLEMSMPNRAGILTPIDGLDPGEKVLMLAMPIMLNNNI, via the coding sequence ATGAAGTTTATTGTATCAAGTTCGTTATTACTAAAAAAATTACAAGTCATCGGTGGGGTTATCAATAATAGTAACACAATGCCGATTCTTGACAATTTTTTGTTTGAATTGACTACCAACGCTTTAACCATTTCAGCTTCAGATTTAGAAACCACTGTAAGAGGAGTTTTGGAAGTAGAATCTGACAGTGAAGGAAGCATAGCTGTTCCTGCCAAATTATTGGTGGATATCCTTAAAACTTTTGCGGAACAACCTTTGACTTTTATCGTTAAAGACAACAACACTATTGAAATTAGTTCTACACACGGTAAATATTCCTTAGCGTATTTGAATGGTGAAGAATTTCCGAGCCCTGTAAATTTGCCTGAGGCTAACAAGGTAAGCATTTTGGGTGATGTTTTGGCGACAGCCATACAAAAAACCATTTTCGCTGTAGGAAACGATGATTTACGCCCAGTAATGAGCGGAATTTTCTTCGAATTTAGCACTGAAGGATTAACTTTCGTAGGTACAGATGCGCATAAATTAGTCAAATATCACCGTTCAGACATTAAAGCTAACGAAACTTCGGAATTTATTATGCCTAAAAAACCTTTGAACCTCTTGAAAGGAATTTTAGCAGGAAGTGAAAGCGAAGTAACTATTGAATATAACGAAAGTAATGCAAAGTTTTCGTTCGATAATATGGAGTTTATCTGTCGTTTGATAGATGGAAAATACCCAAATTATGATGCTGTTATTCCGAAAGAAAATCCGAATAAACTTACTATTAATCGTACACAATTTTTAAGTTCGGCACGTCGGGTAGCGATATTCTCAAATAAAACGACACACCAAATCCGACTTAAAATTGCTGGGGCTGACCTACAAATTTCGGCAGAAGATGTAGATTATAGCAATAAGGCAGAAGAACGATTAACGTGTGATTATCAGGGTGATGATATGGAAATCGGCTTTAATTCTAGATTTTTGGTAGAAATGCTTAATAATTTAGATGCCGATGAGGTAATGCTTGAAATGTCAATGCCAAATCGGGCTGGGATTTTAACCCCCATTGATGGATTAGACCCTGGTGAAAAAGTGCTTATGTTGGCAATGCCTATTATGCTTAACAACAATATATAA